One Enterococcus silesiacus genomic window carries:
- a CDS encoding AraC family transcriptional regulator has protein sequence MSVYLERPEFEENLLFRAFINDGMTIVYPHWHKEIEIIYSIRGTVNIGVGDEIVHVAEGEIYFFASGEPHYFLASSDSERIVYQFDLSIFNEKQLKSADDCSLIELFETGEKHSSNWSKSLAIDIKKLLQQLFEEYGNQHLGKSYALFSLLFELVTTFYRRLPQTKMEVKKGAKASTMKYKENLEQLDRIFTYVENHYEESITLEEIAKYSGFSSYYFTRFFKANTGTTFMSFLTEYRINQAKFILANEKVPMIEVAEKSGFASVKTFHHVFKEQVGISPLKYQKMIIE, from the coding sequence ATGAGTGTGTATTTAGAACGACCAGAATTTGAAGAAAACCTGCTTTTCAGAGCGTTTATCAATGATGGGATGACGATCGTTTATCCTCATTGGCATAAAGAAATCGAAATCATATACTCGATCCGTGGAACAGTCAATATCGGCGTTGGGGACGAAATCGTTCATGTAGCAGAAGGAGAGATTTATTTTTTTGCCAGTGGCGAACCGCATTATTTTTTAGCTTCGTCAGATAGTGAACGAATTGTTTATCAGTTTGATTTGAGTATATTTAATGAGAAACAGTTAAAATCAGCGGATGATTGTTCGTTGATCGAATTATTTGAAACAGGAGAAAAACACAGTTCAAACTGGTCGAAATCTTTAGCGATAGACATCAAGAAGTTATTACAGCAATTATTTGAGGAATACGGGAATCAACATCTTGGGAAGAGTTATGCCCTGTTTAGCTTGTTGTTTGAACTGGTCACAACATTCTATAGAAGACTACCTCAAACGAAAATGGAAGTCAAAAAAGGTGCTAAAGCTTCTACCATGAAGTATAAAGAAAACTTAGAACAGTTAGATCGTATCTTTACTTATGTAGAAAATCATTATGAAGAATCAATTACGTTAGAGGAGATAGCAAAATACAGTGGGTTTAGCTCTTATTATTTTACACGCTTTTTTAAAGCCAATACGGGTACGACTTTTATGAGTTTTTTGACTGAGTATCGTATTAATCAAGCAAAGTTTATTTTAGCCAATGAAAAAGTTCCTATGATCGAAGTCGCTGAAAAATCTGGTTTTGCTAGTGTGAAGACCTTTCATCATGTGTTTAAAGAGCAGGTGGGGATTTCACCGTTGAAGTATCAGAAGATGATTATAGAATAA
- a CDS encoding two-component system response regulator, with protein sequence MTHTTTIYVVEDDNLYRKRIIHYIENYHSNTFNYNLSPLDNHLLFMEDIPTLTISDNDIFFLDIDLKTQYSGIDLAKQIRKINTKCTIIFLTSFEDKAISIINSDIFPLGYLVKNPVDSTELKATIETVLMKVESLTKSAWRQDQDITTFMNGYESIYINCKEILYIESLKGLKSRVLIKTLSEELIIEGKIGKIKNNLKQPYLFSSLQSYIINLENISTINRKNGTITFAGDQDLFVGTRIIDKVKKGLQEYHYVR encoded by the coding sequence ATGACACATACTACAACAATTTATGTGGTTGAAGATGATAATCTTTATAGGAAACGAATTATTCATTATATTGAAAATTATCATTCAAACACTTTTAACTACAACTTGTCTCCTTTAGATAATCACTTACTTTTTATGGAAGATATTCCAACATTGACTATTTCTGATAATGATATTTTCTTTTTAGATATTGATTTGAAAACACAATATTCGGGGATTGATTTAGCGAAGCAAATTCGAAAAATTAATACAAAATGTACTATTATTTTTCTGACTAGTTTTGAAGACAAAGCAATTTCGATCATCAATAGTGATATTTTTCCACTTGGCTATCTTGTAAAAAATCCAGTCGACTCAACTGAGTTGAAAGCAACCATTGAAACTGTTCTTATGAAGGTTGAAAGTCTAACTAAATCAGCTTGGAGGCAAGATCAAGATATTACAACATTTATGAATGGTTACGAGTCTATTTATATTAATTGTAAGGAAATTTTGTATATTGAATCGTTGAAAGGATTGAAAAGTCGGGTTCTGATCAAAACTCTTTCGGAAGAATTGATCATAGAAGGGAAAATTGGGAAAATCAAAAATAATTTGAAGCAACCTTACTTATTTTCATCGCTTCAGTCGTACATAATCAATCTTGAAAATATCTCAACCATTAACCGGAAAAATGGTACAATCACATTTGCTGGTGATCAGGATCTTTTTGTAGGAACTAGAATCATTGATAAAGTAAAAAAGGGGTTACAGGAGTATCATTATGTTAGATAG
- a CDS encoding cell wall protein: MNPGHNKIRKKQLISIILFFSLTTFFAPTVSANQTGEADVGITFKKMEDDTPAPHDNTLTADKPKPINNRVKLPNTGETVKQLSLLISGMILIVISFAIILDKQIKVSSE, from the coding sequence GTGAATCCAGGGCATAACAAAATAAGAAAAAAACAATTAATCTCAATAATACTCTTTTTCAGTCTAACCACCTTTTTTGCGCCAACAGTATCGGCGAATCAAACAGGTGAAGCAGATGTTGGCATCACGTTTAAAAAAATGGAAGACGATACGCCAGCCCCACATGATAACACCCTTACAGCTGACAAACCTAAACCAATCAATAATCGGGTTAAATTACCAAATACTGGAGAAACGGTGAAGCAGTTATCATTATTGATCAGCGGGATGATTCTGATTGTAATCAGCTTTGCGATTATTTTAGATAAACAAATCAAGGTGAGCAGTGAGTAA
- a CDS encoding cell wall protein, whose amino-acid sequence MTFFKTIKCCFGALLLVAFFYVGEAAAADGMGYSAKAIIPENQIDKSKTYFDLKMTPGQKQNVELELKSSSSETLNLAVEPYMGTTNQNGELEYSIEPEKNDSTLVYPITRLISGKQKVSLAPKETKRVTFSLKMPKKAFEGKIVGGFNIYDEANDSKEDSVSKKNDVQIKNVFSVVIGIQLRESLDKIKPELKLNAVKADLFNYRTAITANIQNTKPNFVSELTLKAKIRKNGSKKVIYEAEKSEMAMAPNSNFDFPISLENQELTAGSYELEISANSKNGEWKFTKKFRISEEDAMRLNEEAVEIETKPNNNFQTIIIVLVCSVLFFLLIVIFLLWRRKK is encoded by the coding sequence ATGACATTTTTTAAAACGATAAAGTGCTGTTTTGGAGCACTGTTGCTTGTTGCATTCTTTTACGTAGGCGAAGCAGCAGCTGCTGATGGCATGGGCTATTCAGCAAAAGCAATTATTCCAGAAAATCAAATTGATAAAAGTAAAACTTATTTTGATTTGAAAATGACACCAGGACAAAAGCAAAATGTAGAATTAGAACTTAAAAGTAGCAGTTCAGAAACATTAAATTTAGCGGTAGAACCATATATGGGCACAACGAACCAAAATGGAGAATTAGAGTACAGCATTGAACCAGAAAAAAATGATTCAACGTTGGTTTACCCAATTACTAGATTGATTTCTGGAAAGCAAAAAGTTTCACTTGCACCGAAAGAAACCAAAAGAGTTACTTTTAGTTTGAAAATGCCAAAAAAAGCGTTTGAAGGAAAAATAGTCGGAGGCTTTAATATATATGATGAAGCAAACGATAGCAAAGAAGATTCAGTATCAAAGAAAAATGATGTTCAAATCAAGAATGTCTTCTCAGTTGTGATTGGCATTCAATTAAGAGAGAGTTTGGATAAAATTAAACCCGAACTCAAACTAAATGCAGTTAAAGCTGATTTATTCAATTATCGCACAGCAATTACTGCAAATATCCAAAACACTAAGCCTAATTTTGTTAGTGAATTAACGCTAAAAGCCAAAATTAGAAAAAATGGGTCAAAAAAGGTAATCTATGAAGCAGAAAAATCAGAAATGGCGATGGCACCTAATTCTAACTTTGATTTTCCAATTTCATTAGAAAACCAAGAATTGACAGCAGGTAGTTATGAATTAGAAATTAGTGCAAATTCAAAAAATGGCGAATGGAAATTCACAAAAAAATTCAGAATTTCAGAAGAAGATGCGATGCGATTAAATGAAGAAGCTGTTGAAATTGAGACTAAGCCAAATAATAATTTCCAAACAATTATTATTGTATTAGTTTGTTCGGTTCTATTTTTCTTGTTGATAGTTATATTTTTGCTGTGGCGTCGTAAAAAGTAA
- a CDS encoding transcriptional regulator, translated as MYTIGYLIEKEQEVNAHLNFLTAKGWSLSEINIREQFVYQENFDAIIICEDNMSEACFWLMELKKNVNVPIYLLSAIDESRSNIVYLQLGAQACFSMKMEAEELYYTLTNLLSHYSNKSSPLSTKTSTSSKQKEIELIPRNLSVLIDGIIEVALTKKEYNALEMLYNSPGQTISYNELKEKLWNSEMNVEDKNYRVANIMFHLRNKIEISVTNPRFIKTVRSKGYMLDIK; from the coding sequence ATGTATACGATTGGATACTTGATAGAAAAAGAACAAGAGGTAAATGCTCATTTAAATTTTTTGACAGCTAAAGGCTGGAGTTTATCGGAAATCAATATAAGAGAACAATTCGTGTATCAAGAGAATTTTGATGCTATTATTATATGTGAAGATAATATGTCTGAGGCTTGTTTTTGGTTAATGGAACTAAAAAAAAATGTAAACGTACCTATTTATTTATTATCAGCAATCGATGAGTCTCGTTCAAACATTGTCTATCTACAACTAGGAGCACAAGCCTGTTTTTCTATGAAGATGGAAGCAGAGGAACTTTACTATACGTTAACGAATTTACTTAGCCATTATTCAAATAAAAGTAGCCCTCTATCAACGAAGACATCGACCTCATCTAAGCAAAAAGAAATAGAGTTAATCCCTAGAAATTTAAGTGTGCTGATCGATGGAATAATAGAGGTGGCTTTGACTAAAAAAGAATATAATGCATTAGAGATGTTATACAATAGTCCAGGACAAACGATTTCTTATAATGAGCTTAAAGAAAAATTATGGAATTCTGAAATGAATGTTGAAGATAAAAACTATCGAGTCGCCAATATTATGTTCCATTTACGAAATAAAATCGAAATAAGTGTAACCAATCCAAGATTCATCAAAACCGTTCGTTCTAAAGGATACATGTTAGATATAAAATAG
- a CDS encoding 30S ribosomal protein S14 yields MAKKSKIAKAKQQQALIEKYAEQRIELKANKDYAALAKLPKDSNPNRLKNRDLIDGRPRAYMRKFGMSRINFRTLAHQGQIPGVHKASW; encoded by the coding sequence ATGGCTAAAAAATCAAAAATCGCCAAAGCAAAACAGCAACAAGCATTAATCGAAAAATATGCTGAACAACGCATTGAGTTAAAAGCAAATAAAGACTATGCAGCTTTAGCAAAATTACCAAAAGATTCCAATCCAAATCGCTTGAAAAACCGTGATTTGATCGATGGACGACCAAGAGCATACATGCGTAAATTCGGTATGTCTAGAATCAATTTTAGAACATTAGCGCATCAAGGACAAATTCCTGGTGTACACAAAGCAAGCTGGTAA
- a CDS encoding oxidoreductase, whose protein sequence is MTLKVGIIGCGGIANGKHLPALAQVKEVELVAFCDLISERAEEAKMHYGTLTAKTFTNYQEMLEEMDLDVVHVCTPNSTHAELSIAAMEADCHVMCEKPMAKTSAEARSMIEAANKTGKKLTIGYQNRFRKDATYLHEVCDEGELGDIYFAKAHAIRRRAVPTWGVFLDEEAQGGGPLIDIGTHALDLTLWMMDNYKPKYVVGKAYHKLSETENAANAWGSWNPEKFTVEDSAFGFIMMENGATIFLESSWALNSLDVKEAKTTLHGTKGGADMNDGLTINGEDHSTLFEKKIELEPGGVDFYDGAGDKPEVLEAQSWIDAIINDTEPVVKPEQALVVTEILEAIYKASETNQPVFFN, encoded by the coding sequence ATGACGTTGAAAGTAGGAATTATTGGTTGCGGCGGGATTGCGAATGGGAAACATTTACCAGCACTTGCACAGGTTAAGGAAGTGGAGTTAGTTGCTTTTTGTGATTTAATCAGTGAGCGGGCAGAAGAAGCGAAGATGCATTATGGGACATTAACAGCTAAGACATTTACCAATTACCAAGAAATGCTTGAAGAAATGGACTTGGATGTTGTTCATGTTTGTACACCAAACAGCACCCATGCGGAATTATCGATTGCAGCAATGGAAGCGGATTGTCATGTGATGTGCGAAAAACCAATGGCAAAAACATCCGCTGAAGCACGGAGTATGATCGAAGCCGCAAATAAAACAGGAAAAAAATTAACGATCGGTTATCAAAATCGTTTTAGAAAAGATGCGACCTATTTACATGAAGTCTGTGATGAAGGCGAGTTAGGGGATATTTACTTTGCGAAAGCCCATGCCATTCGCCGTCGTGCAGTGCCAACTTGGGGTGTTTTCCTTGATGAAGAAGCCCAAGGTGGCGGACCGTTGATCGATATCGGGACTCATGCGCTGGATCTGACGCTATGGATGATGGACAATTATAAACCCAAATATGTTGTAGGAAAAGCGTATCATAAATTGTCTGAAACAGAAAATGCAGCCAATGCTTGGGGCTCTTGGAATCCTGAAAAATTCACTGTTGAAGATTCAGCATTCGGCTTTATCATGATGGAAAATGGCGCGACAATCTTTTTAGAATCTAGCTGGGCATTGAATAGTTTGGATGTAAAAGAAGCAAAAACAACTCTTCACGGTACGAAGGGCGGAGCTGATATGAATGATGGATTGACGATCAACGGAGAAGATCACAGTACGCTTTTTGAAAAGAAAATCGAATTAGAACCAGGCGGTGTTGATTTTTATGATGGAGCCGGCGACAAGCCGGAAGTGTTAGAAGCACAATCATGGATTGATGCAATTATCAATGATACAGAACCTGTTGTTAAACCAGAACAAGCCTTGGTTGTGACAGAAATTCTTGAAGCAATTTACAAAGCATCCGAAACGAATCAACCTGTATTTTTCAATTAA
- a CDS encoding glutamine amidotransferase: protein MIQVTVWNEFRHEKTDEAVKKVYPDGIHQQIAQFLKEDDFSVRTATLDEPEHGLTEEVLANTDVLIWWGHVAHQEVSDEIVQRVYQCVLEGMGLVVLHSGHMSKIFMKLMGTSCDLKWREAQEHCRIWTVAPSHPIVEGIGEYIELEKEEMYGEHFDIPTPDDLIFISWYPGGEVFRSGCTYHRGNGKIFYFQPGHETYPSYYNKEIQKVIKNGIRWCQPTQNAYPNYGHHEPLESIANKKGNEQ from the coding sequence ATGATCCAAGTCACAGTCTGGAATGAATTCCGTCATGAAAAAACAGATGAAGCTGTAAAAAAGGTTTACCCAGATGGCATTCATCAACAAATCGCACAATTTTTAAAAGAAGATGATTTTTCAGTACGAACCGCTACCTTAGATGAACCAGAGCATGGCTTAACAGAAGAAGTTCTAGCAAATACCGATGTCTTGATTTGGTGGGGACATGTTGCCCACCAAGAAGTTTCTGATGAGATTGTGCAACGCGTCTATCAATGTGTGTTGGAAGGGATGGGCTTAGTCGTCCTTCATTCAGGTCATATGTCAAAAATTTTCATGAAACTAATGGGCACATCGTGCGATTTAAAATGGCGAGAAGCACAAGAACATTGCCGCATCTGGACTGTAGCGCCAAGCCACCCCATTGTTGAAGGAATCGGTGAGTATATAGAGCTTGAAAAAGAAGAAATGTACGGCGAACATTTTGATATTCCCACACCAGATGACTTGATTTTTATCAGTTGGTATCCAGGCGGAGAAGTCTTTCGCAGTGGTTGTACCTACCATCGCGGCAACGGAAAGATCTTTTATTTTCAGCCAGGTCATGAAACGTATCCTTCTTATTATAATAAAGAAATCCAAAAAGTAATCAAAAACGGTATCCGCTGGTGTCAACCAACGCAAAATGCTTATCCAAATTACGGGCACCATGAACCTTTAGAATCTATTGCAAACAAGAAAGGAAATGAACAATGA
- a CDS encoding xylose isomerase, with protein sequence MKLGVFTPLFNNLSFEEMIDTVSKAGLEAVEIGTGGSPGNAHLDIDKLLASSDARKEYLAKLEDKGLTISALSCHNNPISPLKETAQEADQLLQKTIKLASLMNVSVVNGFSGVSGGNPTDTQVNWPVLPWPTEYDDNYNYQWEKKLIPYWKNINTIAEDAGVKIGIELHGGFLCHTPYTMLKLREATGKAIGCNLDPSHLWWQGIDPVAAVKILGEAGAIHHFHAKDTYLDQDNINMHGLTDMQPYGNVKTRAWTFRSVGCGHDLKVWSDIISALRIYGYDYVLSIEHEDPIMSTEEGLNRAITNLKSIMIKKQPAEMWWV encoded by the coding sequence ATGAAATTAGGTGTATTTACTCCATTATTCAATAATTTAAGCTTTGAAGAAATGATCGATACAGTCTCAAAAGCAGGACTAGAAGCAGTTGAAATCGGCACAGGCGGCTCGCCAGGAAATGCTCATTTAGATATCGATAAACTATTAGCAAGTTCAGATGCGAGAAAAGAGTATTTAGCGAAACTTGAGGACAAAGGCTTAACGATCAGTGCATTAAGCTGTCATAATAATCCTATTTCTCCACTAAAAGAAACGGCCCAAGAAGCAGATCAACTATTGCAAAAAACGATCAAACTAGCTTCTTTAATGAACGTATCAGTCGTCAATGGCTTTTCTGGTGTCTCAGGAGGAAACCCAACCGACACACAAGTCAATTGGCCCGTTTTACCTTGGCCGACAGAATACGATGATAACTACAATTACCAATGGGAAAAGAAATTGATCCCTTACTGGAAAAATATCAATACCATCGCAGAAGATGCTGGAGTGAAAATCGGCATCGAATTGCATGGCGGTTTCTTATGTCATACACCTTATACGATGTTAAAACTCCGTGAAGCAACAGGCAAAGCAATCGGCTGTAATTTAGATCCAAGTCATTTATGGTGGCAAGGCATCGATCCAGTTGCAGCAGTGAAAATTTTAGGTGAAGCGGGTGCAATTCATCATTTCCACGCAAAAGATACGTATTTAGATCAAGACAATATCAATATGCACGGGTTAACGGATATGCAGCCATATGGGAATGTCAAAACCCGTGCGTGGACGTTCCGCTCAGTTGGATGCGGTCATGATTTAAAAGTTTGGTCAGACATTATTAGCGCACTTAGAATTTATGGATACGATTATGTTTTAAGTATTGAACATGAAGACCCGATCATGTCAACAGAAGAAGGCTTAAACAGAGCGATTACTAATTTGAAAAGTATTATGATTAAAAAACAACCTGCGGAAATGTGGTGGGTATAA
- a CDS encoding dehydrogenase, translating into MTAINFAVIGYGGMGSYHIHNIMPNENERIHVVGTYDISGERQKISSQHKHKIYHSLEDVLTDETIEAVLIATPNDSHKDLAVQALKAGKHVVCEKPVTMNVEELDEVLKVAKETGQTFMVHQNRRWDPDFLITRELYKIQQIGELFQIESRVQGANGIPGDWRHELKHGGGMLLDWGVHLLDQLLFLVDSRIEKVSADLSYILGDEVDDGFITYIIFENGIRAIIEVGTTNYTKLPRWYLKGTQGTAVIQDWDLSGEMIVDSGKKNIQAPKPIQAGVGLTKTMAPPSEEATETVPLPKVSAEYDTFYKNFYKVVREQAEPVVKNEEVRQVMVLIEEIFKAAKR; encoded by the coding sequence ATGACAGCAATCAATTTTGCCGTAATCGGCTATGGCGGTATGGGATCATACCATATCCATAATATTATGCCTAATGAAAACGAACGAATCCATGTCGTTGGAACCTACGATATTTCAGGCGAACGTCAAAAAATTTCCAGTCAACACAAGCATAAAATTTACCATTCACTAGAAGATGTCCTAACCGATGAAACGATCGAAGCAGTGTTGATCGCTACGCCAAATGATTCACATAAAGATCTAGCGGTCCAAGCATTGAAAGCTGGAAAACATGTTGTCTGTGAAAAACCAGTCACCATGAATGTAGAAGAATTGGACGAAGTGCTAAAGGTCGCTAAAGAGACAGGTCAAACCTTTATGGTTCATCAAAACCGACGCTGGGACCCTGATTTTTTGATCACACGAGAATTATACAAAATACAACAAATCGGAGAATTATTCCAAATCGAATCACGGGTTCAAGGAGCGAATGGCATCCCGGGTGATTGGCGTCATGAGTTAAAACATGGCGGTGGTATGCTTTTAGATTGGGGTGTCCATTTATTAGATCAACTATTATTTTTAGTGGATAGCCGAATCGAAAAAGTATCTGCCGATTTAAGCTATATTCTTGGCGATGAGGTGGATGATGGATTTATCACGTATATTATTTTTGAAAATGGCATCCGAGCAATTATCGAAGTTGGGACAACTAATTATACAAAATTACCTCGCTGGTATTTAAAAGGAACCCAAGGAACAGCCGTCATCCAAGATTGGGATCTTTCTGGTGAGATGATCGTTGATTCAGGCAAGAAAAATATCCAAGCACCAAAACCAATTCAAGCAGGCGTTGGTTTGACTAAAACCATGGCACCACCATCAGAAGAAGCAACCGAGACAGTACCATTGCCAAAGGTTTCTGCAGAATATGATACGTTTTATAAAAATTTTTATAAAGTTGTTAGAGAACAAGCAGAACCCGTAGTTAAAAATGAAGAAGTCCGTCAAGTGATGGTTCTGATCGAAGAAATCTTTAAAGCAGCAAAAAGATGA
- a CDS encoding adenine nucleotide alpha hydrolase — protein sequence MSFKKKDNQTYYNPIRRAVLNHQMIQPGDKVAIGMSGGKDSTSLLYFLDMISKQKRLGFEFEIVPITLAMGFDMDISPLQEFVEGLGYELDIVPTNIAQVVFDIREERSPCSLCAKLRRGILYKRAKEVGCNKVALGHHLDDAIETYFMNFLFHGQMASFDPMSYLSKTDITLIRPLLYLEEKQIIQFVQREELPVIFNPCPVDKKTKREEIKHFVSGLAQSYPDIREKFIMGLEQGTSENFWTKSLLSPE from the coding sequence ATGAGCTTTAAAAAGAAAGATAATCAAACGTATTATAATCCGATTCGTCGTGCCGTGTTGAACCACCAAATGATTCAACCAGGTGATAAAGTTGCAATTGGGATGAGTGGTGGCAAAGACAGCACAAGCTTGTTGTATTTTCTAGACATGATCAGCAAGCAAAAACGCTTAGGTTTTGAATTCGAAATCGTGCCGATCACATTAGCTATGGGGTTTGATATGGATATCAGCCCTTTGCAGGAATTTGTGGAAGGATTAGGGTATGAGCTGGACATTGTGCCGACTAATATTGCCCAAGTTGTCTTTGATATCAGAGAAGAACGCTCACCGTGTTCGCTTTGCGCCAAATTACGTCGAGGAATTTTGTATAAGCGTGCCAAAGAAGTTGGCTGCAATAAAGTGGCTTTAGGTCATCACCTAGATGATGCTATCGAAACGTATTTTATGAATTTTCTATTTCACGGTCAAATGGCTAGCTTTGATCCGATGAGCTATTTATCCAAAACAGATATCACCTTGATTCGCCCTTTACTTTATCTAGAAGAAAAACAGATCATTCAGTTTGTTCAAAGAGAAGAGCTCCCTGTGATTTTCAATCCATGTCCTGTTGATAAGAAAACCAAACGGGAAGAAATCAAACATTTTGTAAGTGGGTTAGCCCAAAGTTACCCTGATATTCGAGAGAAATTTATCATGGGGTTGGAGCAAGGGACATCTGAAAATTTTTGGACAAAGTCACTGCTATCACCTGAGTGA
- a CDS encoding epimerase, whose protein sequence is MSKKVFVLGGTGFLGYYTTEELLKRGYEVATISLPPMPAEDLFSSDVSVTLGNINDMTDEAILAMLEGCVGFIYAAGADERVVPKKPASKFFYEANVLPTQRLAYLAKEAGVKDFVVFGSYFAEFAERLPESNLTLEAYPMMRLLQEQVAFAEGDGSMTVTSLRLPYIFGTMPGREPLWKMFTEQIKGQDVFPALKGGTTMVTVEQVAEAAVGAMENGTHRSTYAIGDTNMKYQEFYQMMVDALGQDTAVPVVSYDDVKAIYEGIDAEAAKAGLEHGIHSTKSAMMQEYDLYLDPNDTFPTLNVKHYDVIASIKETLAKCVDPS, encoded by the coding sequence ATGAGTAAAAAAGTTTTTGTGTTAGGTGGAACTGGTTTTTTAGGGTATTATACAACGGAGGAATTGTTGAAAAGAGGCTATGAAGTCGCTACGATTTCATTACCGCCAATGCCGGCTGAGGATTTATTTTCTAGTGATGTTTCAGTCACTCTGGGAAATATCAATGATATGACGGATGAAGCAATCTTAGCCATGCTTGAAGGTTGTGTTGGTTTTATTTATGCAGCTGGAGCAGACGAACGTGTCGTTCCGAAAAAACCTGCGTCTAAATTTTTCTATGAAGCAAATGTATTGCCTACTCAACGTTTAGCTTACTTAGCTAAAGAAGCTGGTGTGAAAGATTTTGTTGTTTTTGGCTCTTACTTTGCTGAATTCGCTGAGCGTTTGCCTGAATCAAATTTAACACTTGAGGCTTACCCAATGATGCGCTTATTACAAGAGCAAGTAGCTTTTGCAGAAGGTGACGGCAGCATGACTGTAACCTCTTTACGTCTGCCTTATATTTTCGGGACAATGCCAGGCCGTGAACCGCTATGGAAAATGTTTACAGAACAAATCAAAGGACAAGATGTCTTTCCAGCACTAAAAGGTGGTACCACAATGGTGACTGTTGAACAAGTAGCTGAGGCAGCCGTTGGTGCTATGGAGAACGGGACACATCGCAGCACGTATGCAATTGGTGATACCAATATGAAATATCAAGAATTTTATCAAATGATGGTCGACGCTTTAGGGCAAGATACAGCAGTCCCTGTCGTTTCTTATGATGATGTCAAAGCCATTTACGAAGGTATCGATGCTGAGGCGGCAAAAGCCGGTTTGGAACATGGTATTCATTCGACTAAATCAGCGATGATGCAGGAATATGATTTGTATCTAGATCCTAATGATACCTTCCCTACGTTGAATGTAAAACATTATGATGTGATTGCCTCTATTAAGGAAACACTAGCAAAATGCGTCGATCCCTCATAA